ggaggtggaggaggaagaaggtcTTTTTGTGATAGGTCAGGTGCTGGCCAGTAGCTGACTTTTGCTgcccaccatctctctctctctctctctctctctctctctctctctctctctctgtgtgtgtgtgtgtgtgtgtgtgtgtgtgagagagagagagagagagagagagagtttaaattGGGAAATACATAATAATTTGCAATGAATGTGGTAAGGGCAGTTTGAAACAGACCCATTGCTCTACTAATGTGATATCTGTTTGCTCCTTGTCAGAAAAAAGGTCTGTGGAAGCCACAAGGCTGTGTAAGCCACAAGGGCTTAGGATGAGCCTTAGGGgtaaactacatgttacatgctAATCCATGAGGCAGTGCCCTAATGCCTTGTAAAACAAAGCCACGCTGGGAGGAGGGAATTTATACTGGAGAAgtgaaaggaggagggggggagctgTTCGCCCCTTCCCACTTGTGCAATTTTCCAGCTTCAAATCCCCACCAAGAGGCATCCCTGCCAACAAGGCTTAGAATTCGTTTACAAGGGCAAACACACATTTGAAACTTGTGGGAGCTGATTGGGGTGGGCGGATTTGGAGAAACTACAGGCACAGTATGTGTTAAACATACCTCCCCTTCTCTGCTCTATACCTCTtcctcctgggggctgtcttcacggtgccgagTTGGTGCCACTCCGTTGCCAAACCCTGAGCTATCACTGGTGCATGGTGGTGGCAAGTTGTCCTTAGGAAGGAGAGGCACAGTGGGCTTTCCGATGGTCAGTAGGCTCACCAGGCCCACTCTTCCCCCTCCCGTGGCTTTCGGCGATCAATAGGAGGCCACGTTCCACCCAGGAACGatggaagagctgggctgaccttgttctggctggaaaagtcagcgcaagtccccaacttttcagccacgcatcttcacctctttgccccagggtggcttcgaatctgcagctgcataATATAACAGATGCAACGTAGATTCAGAGTCACCCAGGGACAAAGACATCATCAAGCCAGCCCCCTGGAGTATCAGGGCTCTGTTAAACTACGCCCCTTCAGGACTTTCTAATTTCTGCAGGGAGAATGAATGAGAGatggcagctctctctctctctctctctctcacctgcccccCTTCATTTTTTAGTTTACAAGCTGCAAGCTTTGGTGGCATGGAAGCAGGAGCAGAAGTTAGCTCCTGCTGATGTACCACACTGGCAGAGTAGCCGACTGCTATCATGATAATAAGCCCCATTCCCTCCACCTCCAGCATGTCACATCCCACATCTCTTTAGCTTGATCAAGAGATGATCAAATATTATGTGTGGGTAATAACAGCATTATCTAAACCCCTGAGTAGATTTCGACTTCAGAGTGGGAGTTCCCTCCCTGGCCCACACCGCCAAGCGTTATGaccttttgcctttgcctttgcctttccCCCTGCCCTTGCCCTTCTCTTTCTTGGGCTTCCCTGATTCTTCTTCTGCTTTCTTCTTCTGCTCCTTGAGCTCCTTGTACCGCCACTTTGGCAACTCCAGCTTGTTCTTGTCCTTGGAGTGCTGAGGCTTGTTATCTTTGGGAACCGACTGGGCAGGCGACTTGGTGAGTTGGATTTTGGGGACCCCCCCGGGGAAGACGCTGTTGCGGTGGATGCGCAGGGGAAAGGACAGGATCTTCACAATGGTACTGGGTTGTTTGTAGGGCACCAGGACCCGGGTCGGCGTCATGAGCTGGCCGTTGCAGGATGACTCGCCGGCGGAGGATTTGGCATCAGGATCTGGTGTGTATTCCTGGAGGATCTCCGGCACTGAGAGTCTCTGCTTGCCCACTTCTGGTGGGCTGTCGGGGCAGACAGTTTGGCAAGCAGTGCCCACAAACGGGCTGGCCAAGCAAGTGGTCATGCGCACCATGTGATCCATCACACCATCTGGCTCGGGGTCGTGTGGAAAATTGATCTTGAAGGTGCCACAGATTTTATCCGACAGCCGCTGGGCTCTGGATTTGGTGGCTAGGGCTTGTGCCACCAACTGCGGCAGCGCAGGCCACTGGGGCAAGTACTTGCTAGAGAATTGCTCGGCACAAGGGCGCTCCAGAAGGGTTCGGATCCGTATGATAGTTTCAAAGCGCCCAGTCAAGGCTGCCCATTCCCGTGCTGTGTTTCCTTTTATTGGGTCCACTGCCGCCAGGTCAGCTCCTAAGAGGAAGCGCAAGTGGTTAGAAATCCAGCTTTTGCCCCTTCCCTTTGATAGTGTCCTGCATTTCCAAATGGCAGTCAGAGAAGCAACAGAGTGGGCtctcttagagctttatcacaccagcgctatactgtgcaatcactgcgaactgcatgcaaagcctcagaggttttccaccttataatctgctttgattgtgaagtactcccatgcatcctgccttaattgtgcaaaaaagcaaaaagattcgcggtatttagcccctactttttgagtgtatcttccgagccgccgccggggcgcaggagcaggattttaaagaaatgcttacagctgtgtaagctttaaagataaagacaccaaaattggcacagtaatagatattaggaagagctttaagcataccaaatttgaattgaattgggtcatccattgatttttaatgattttttacatcccccccttaaacttacttcctggtatgcaaaggatcgctgtcgcccggtagcaaaaacaacaaccgcgaaagcttagcgctacggggataatccgagggaagcaggtacgtgggatgaagcttttaaggGGCCCTGAATTCCCTTTGCCCAATTTTGGGATTTGCCTGATGCAAGGGGGCATTTGCGAGGTGGGGGAGGACCTCAAAACGTGGCTAAAGGAGTTCACTGGTGAGTGGCTTGAAACAATTCATGCTATTTTGAGGGTAGAGGGAAAGAGACTAATGATGgttgaattcccccctccctccctccctccctctctgtcacacacacacacacacacacacacacacacacacacacacactttaaaagttGCTGGGTCTGCCAATCAGCATCTCTATATTAAACAAAAAACTCTTCTCCCTTAGTGGGCTTTCTTCTTTCACAGTCGTTCTGAgattacaatgggcacaataaatgtgcctccccctttccttccACGCCTTTTTTGGTGCTGTAACATTACAGGAACATTTAGCTATACAGGAACGACACCAGCTCTTTCATAGTGGTGTCTATTTaaaattagaagtagtctggaaggctttgggcctaTTTGGCCTCTGGAATTTTACAATCTGTATGAGCTGATCTATATCAGCATTCCCCGCAAGCCACCTACCTGCCTCGGCCTTGGaagagaagctgtctgtgagaTATCGATAGGTGGGGATTTACAGATGGGTTGCCCAGGTTGAAGCGTCATCTtgatgggctgagcagtgccgcctTGTTTGGACAGGgacattgctgaaaggccaaagcccctgtctgtcaagtggtctggaagaggcctatgcctccctttttaagttggtgcaaaggtgaggagactttgctaggaacatctcctCTGCATTCTTGGAAAACCTCCCtctttggatccatcattgtctgagactctgggggcactctgcacatgctccctcctaagtagaactttggattactaagaacaTGACATgaaaaagtactgtgaggcttttcatagacttgaactctcgtTTGCTGTAGATTGTGTATCTTTGTCATCAGCTCAGTGCACTGGCAAATTAGGTTTGATCATTGATTGTTGGACTTTCTCTCCTCTGCTTGGGGGTTTACCTTTCCTTGTGATCTTGTTTAAGCCTTGGCCATGTTGCCTTTGAGTTATCAACATATGATGCgaggttggactagctctctttgggtggtttgttaggcctttcaagcatttgctcctttgattgcctgagggatcatgtcaagaatcatccccctcccttggccgggtttggaacctgtgtatggattgaccttcccttgtgttcagctTCTGACTGTTCTGGAACTTCTTGAAACCTAGAGCTACTggccatcagctatatgatttctgaagtgtgtaacaaTTAAGCTTTGctgtgggatttcctgcaataaagaagtctcactgatttgggtgtcctgtgtcagtttgccagaatgtttGCTTGCCTTGAGGGACCGGGATATCTGACACACTGTGACTGTCACAGAACATGATAATGGAAGCAAGGATTAAAGTCTGTTGTGCACCCTAATGGCCAGCAGATGGCTGTAGACCCTAATCAAAAAggcatttagaatgggggagcCAGAGCTTCTGGTTTCCATCCTTAGCCTTGGAGCAGGATGTAGGAGTACAGCGCCagctctcaggccctttctacacctaaggactgtcccaggaaaatggagggatcatcgctgcctgctcccgggatcccctgtgtgtcatttggatgcccagggatgatcccgagatatagggctggtgtagaaacggcctcaatCCACACAGGCCTTATCAGAGGTTATGAGCAATGTGAGTTAACCAGTGTTGAAAAGAGGTGAGTGAAAAGCCCACTGATTATTTAAGGATCATTTTTAAACTCAGACCTGGAATAATCTGTGCTGGTTTCAGTGCCAGagaaagacctttttatcctcccaagcattttagtttttccagtttattttagaactggtattgtattttaatatattttttgcaCTATTGCTAGTTActgtttggttattatttttatattgttgtttaagcttttatattgcattttattgtctgtatGTTATTGTCTTGTATTTGGTGGCTTTAATTGtcgtgaaccgctcagagagcttcggctactgggtggtaaaatgcaataaataaataaataaattaaaataaaataatctcttCCTTTGTTTTCAAACAAATCCAGCCCCCACTgtttggtttgtttggttttgttcaaCCAGGGCAACTGCATTTGTTTCTGAGGCCGACTAGTAAGAGAACAGGAGCCAATTTGTTTCCGTAGTTAGGGCTTTCCATGGGGTGTCAGCCACATGCTCATGAGAAGGCCAGCGGCAGCACTTGGCATCCTTGGGTAGCGGCCAAGACCACAGCATCCTGGCAAAGCCCACTGTCGATGCCTGCCTGAATCTCTGAGCTGTGCTGGGTCTACCTGCCAtactaatttcccacaatgcccttgatATGATATCACTCCAGGGAATTGTGGGACATTAAATTGCAGCTAGATGTAGCCACTGTTGAGCACTGCTCAGATTGTGGTTGATTGCCATTGTCCGGTAAACCCAAGGTaagagagccagagtggtgtaatggcgaaggtgttggactgggagttgggagatccgggttctagtcccccactcggccagACTTCTGATGCTGGGCCTATCTCTATTAATTTCAACACATCCGCTTTAGCATTTGAGGGTTAGCaaccaatgtttttaaaaataattaaaacctgAACCGGCTAATGAGGAATAATATACCTGCCATGAGCAAAGCTGCAACACAATCGTTCCTCCCTTGCACCGCTGCCTTCATGAGCGCCGTCAGGCCCCGGAGGTCTCGCTTCTCAAGCTCTAGTTCTGGGTAGTAGTTCAGGAGATAGTTAAGAATAGTGATGTGTCCTTCATggcaagagggagagaggaaacaGCATTAGGAATGCAACCCTTCTCCTGCAAGAGATATTTAGCATGCATTGCTAcagtcttccctgacctggtgccctccagggagttgaagtccaacatatctgaaagTGCCAAGTTGGGAAAGATGACACAAAGGACCGCACTAAACACTACAGTTGTTAATGCACAAATCATAATTGACTTCTAAGTCCAGTTTCAGGGGCTGAACTTTtactctacaccagtggttctcaaccttcctaatgccgcgaccctttaatacagttcctcatgttgtggtgacccccaaccataaaattattttcgttgctacttcataactgtaattttgctactattatgtagcaaaattatgtagctcggttcctaagaccatcggaaatatgtgtttcccgatggtcttaggcgacctctgtgaaagggtcgttcgacccccaaaggggtcgcaacccacaggttgagaaccgctgctctacacAGACTTTTCTTTGTCTGTATAGATGGAACCAGAATGGAGCAGACAGATCCTGTCTATCAACTTGACATCAACACAAATCATCAGCGTGGCTAGGTGTGAGCTAAGACACCGGCATGCACATTCCAGAGATTGAATCAGTTAACtgcaactgagagccagtgtggtgctgtGGTTGGAGTGATCGACTGGGACCAGgcagacctgagttcaaatccccactcagccatgaagctctttgggtgagcctgagccagtcactctctctcttGGCCTGACCTAAGTAACAGCATTGTGGGTAAGATAAAACAGTTGTTGGGGAACTATGGGCTTCATTACACGAGGCTAAAATCCTTCACCTCTAAcagggcttctgtttctggattcctTGTGAGATTAAGATCAGCTATTTACACCTGTTTTCCCCCCAAGGAATTTTCTTTCTGGGCAAGTTCTAtaagtttcattatacagccccTAGATGGCACCATGGGATAGCTGTGATATAGTGGGATTCCAGAAATTTGCCAACAGTTGGAGCCCAATAAAACAAATTTATAGCATTTTCTACATTGAGAATAAAGTCACTATAATGGCCAGAAAGgataggagaggccctggaggttgacagtcaTGTAAAGGACTTGCGTTTTAGAAGGAGGTTAGGATATAAATGGAACAAACACATCAAAAATCATTTTGCCATTCACAAGGAATTGAAAgtaagaaacataggaagctgccttataatgagtcagaccatttgtccatctactCACTTGTCTGGAACCCCCCGGCAAAGGCTCTCtggagtttcagacaggagtttccCCCAGCCCTACTTGGGGATggcggggatcaaacctggagcATTCTGCATGCTAAACAAGTTCTCTGTCACTGAGCCCTTGCCCAAATTCAGCCCCCAAGCTGGTTGCATGAACCAACCTGTTTAAGTTGAAATATATGGTTTCTCTTCGGATCGTATAAATCTTTCGCCTATATGTTATATTTACTATTTTAGCATTCTTAAATATATTAGAATTCTCCCTATTTGAACTTCAGCATTCTTAAATTTTAGTGTATATACAATTAACCCAAAACCACCCCCATCCCCAGTTCCAGGCCCCTGTAAAAGTGTTGCCAATTCTTTGAGTCTTTGATTCACTGAATTCTTTAGAAGCGGTTTTGGTTATTTCGATACAGGCTATTGAGATTACATTGATAGCCCTCTAATGTGAATTCGCCCTTTTCAGCATTCTACTAAATTTTGAATGAAGAcagtcatcttttcttttcttttcttaaaaaaatcttCAGCTGTGGTGGGAGTCCGGCTTCCACTGAGATCACTCCAGCAAATCAAACAATGGTTCAAGAGTCATTCTTAACTCTTCCAATGCTTCAGaaagttctgtttttaaaagtgcttttcattttaaaaagtaaactttAAAGAAATGCAATTTTCCTGGTTGGAGGAACATTGGCGGGAAGTTTCTTGGTAATGACATAGGTAtgagccaatcagtgctgtgcaCAACTAATTGCTTCTACAAACAGAACTTCAAtattatgttatttattattttccagaGTTCAATCCTGGGGAGGGAAATATATATTTCGGCTGAATGAAGTGAGAATGACTCCAAAGAGGTCCCACTGCTCTACATCTAATGGGTCAGATCCAGAACAGATCCACTGTGAGTAGAAGGGCCCTTGATTGGCgaaggggaatttatttatttttatttatttaattacatttatataccgccccacagccgaagctctctgggcggtttacaacatttaaaaatagtaaacattaaaagtatacaatttaaaaacacacacacacacacataaaaacagtataaaaacaacagtatccatttaaaaacaacaattgtggggtccattaaaaacaaacttaacgttgttaaatgctgttaaaatactgttaaaatgcctgggagaagagaaaagtcttgacctggcgctgaaaagataacaatgttggcgccaggtgagcctcatcggggagatcattccacagtcggggggccaccactgaaaaggccctctcccttgttgccatcctccgagcttcccttggagtaggcactcggaggaggaccttagatgttgagcacagtgtcaACACTGCGGGTTGAGGCGGCAATTTTCTCTGATTCTTCCTCCTTCTCCGTGCAGACCCTGGCACCATCTCATACTCTGAATCCAAAGCCATCATTGCAGACTTTTGTGGGGCATAGGGGGCTTCAGTAGGGAGTGGGAATTAGCCAAAAAAGCAACTGTCTTGAGTTTTTAACGTTGGCTCTGTTTTGTAGTTATGCTCTCTATCAATCACAATCTGCACAAACAAATTACAGAGCACTGAACGGATAAATAaactgggaagggaaggaagcatGACGTGATAACAGCTTTGCGTGTTCGGAATGCCAAGAGACCTGAATTAAAATGTGCAGTTTGTGAGTTCAGGGCATTAATCAAATGTGATCTTTACTGCGATGATACAGTTTGGTGGCCTAATTCTCACAGAAGAGTGGCCATGTCTGACCTGAGTCAATTGACACCTTTCAATAAACTCATTTTACttctatataaatatttatttattattaacctgCTTCTGGATTTTAGAGATCTTGACCATAATTGATAGAAGCAGAGTGGGAACCTGCAGATCGTTTCGTCTAAGTTCTTGCCAGCAATCCCAGTCAGccctttctccatatatatatacgtgtgtgtgtgtttatacgaGGTCACCTTGGTGCCTCGAGCCCCCACTATCCTGCACTTGCGCTCCTGCCGGGTTGTCCTCACGGCAAGGAGCAAGCGCAGGGTTGGAAACCATaacggggaagaggaggaagagccgcCACCCCCCCATTCCATTCTTCTTTGCTGCGCTGCACTGCTGTGTCGCTGCATTGGgtgtccttccacacacacacacacccgttcccccccccccgaagcttCTCACCCACCGTTTCTTGCTGACGATGGAGGATGCACGGAGGCattccagcggccattcagctcgctggccagccccctcctccctgtctggcgatggcgaccaatcaggggctgCTGTTGACCGGGACATGCCTCCGACGAGACACCGGAGCAAGGCCACAGACGGCAGATGCCATCGTCGCCTcgctgcaagaggaaaaagtcggggtaagcccCCGACTTTTAAaatttggagcttcaggggaaagccctgggatggctccgcaatggctgctgcgtcatataaatgacccagcgccactgcggagccatcccggggctttccccttgtCAAGACAACCCCCAGGTGGCTCTTTTCCTATACACATCCATGTGGCCAGAAGATTCATAACCGAGAATCATAACTGAGAAAGTGACTTCCCCATTTTCAGAGTGCCCAGTCACTGACGTCATCAGATGAGGGGCTCCTGGTGACTCCGCATGGACCTGCAGTCCGTTTGGAATCCACACGGAACAGAGCCTTTAGTGATTTGGTTCCCTCTCTatgaaactccctgcctgttgatgtcaggcaggAACCAATGTTGTTTCGTGGAAAAAGTGGACTCAAAGGCTAGGGCTAGATCCGGGGGAAAGGGAggagcatccctccctgctccagggatcccctgtgcgtcatgtgaatgcacagagacgatcccagggattgccccgggatatcgccctgtctagctatggccatagtctccaTACAtgtgtattttactgtttatttgAAACAGACTTTTACAGCatttccagacagacagctcttAGTGCTAGCAATCAGATGACACCATGTACCATATTccctcttttcctctttaatggaTTATCTGTgttagaaaaaagatggaagaagcaatagggaaacacaggagggctatgaACTGAAGACACCCtcatctgcccacccaccccaaattctgtgaatgaggcagggcaattgcactataaaagccttGTACGGAAGCACCTATGGTCTCCAttcaagtgtatttatttatttaaagcatttttgccccccccccccgcacacttTCACAGTGAAACATTAACGTTACTTTGCCAGTTAAATTAAGGGTGATAGAGGAAAGCGGTCACTTTTAAATTCAGTTGATTAAATCTTCAGAGTTAGTGGGCCTCCTGCCTCTGCAAGAACCCCTTCTTTGGCTAATGGCCATTGGGCAGATGGGACTTGCAAATGGTATGCCAGCAGACAACAGATAAATAAGATTACTGTCTACCTGtcacatgggtgggcaacttgaggccctccagatgtcttggcctacaacttccatcaaccctaaCCCACAGAGGCAAACTGTGAGGCAtcgttcatgggagttgtaagccaaaacatctgagggccacaagttgcccagccctgtttcTACCACATGTTGAGAACATCATAAAATCTTTAGCTTCCAATATTATTTTCAGGTACAGGTTATTCAAGCCTTGACTTTTGGGACACCAACATAAACTTAACCAATGATCCTTCCTTCTTAATCAATTAATTTGCAAGACTGAAATGTATTGATTTGGAAGAATGATCAAAATTGGTAATACATATATCAAGAACCCTGGGAgtaaataataagaacataagaagagccctgatgctggatcagaccaacagtccatctagtccagcactctgttcacacagtggccaaccagccatcagccagggatgaacaagcaggacatggtgcaacagcaccctcccacccatgttccccagcaactggtgcacacaggcttacttccccagcaactggtgcacacagattaATCTACATTCATCTCCTCACTTGCATCTTGTCGTATTTATCTTGTTGCTCTTTTACCTAATCTCTGTTCCTAGTTGGATACTGCTCAGTTTATTTCCACCACTGGATTTCACAGCTCCCTCGCACACAACATGGAACTGCACTCTTCccttttctgcttttaaattctggCCACATGCCCACTGTTGGAATCTTCCATGTCCCTGGATACCACCACTGGCCACTGGATGAAAGTAGAACATTTCCTACCTGCCTGAGCTGCTACCATGAGTGCCGTGTTTCCATCGTTATCCTGATGATTGATATCTATGTAGGGGCATTTGCTGAGAACAATGACAATGTCTACGAAGCCCTTGAAACATGCCACCAATAGACCATTCTGTGGAGGAAGAGGGAACAGGTGTTAAGATTCAGCCACCTAAGCAAAATGATACCCTCTCCCACACATTGGCTCTTTCTTGCCCATCCATTTCCTCAGGTAACTTTATCCTATGGTCCCAGTCTGCTGCCAGTTGCTTCACCaatagggctggcccaagacattttgctacctgaggcaaaggacaagatggccccTGCACTCTCCaatccacatacagaagctgagtGGACTGATAACTGAATCCTATTTCAACATCAACAATGGGATAGCATCCACCAACATCTGAGGCAACGGGTTACATAGGGGACCCAGGAGAGATTGTATGGCATATGTAGCTCTGTCCTCGAACCGAGGGGAATAGCCAGAGTGTTCATGAGGAATTGGTGAGGGGCTGCTGtcaagcatctgctgcctgagccagTCATATCCctttgcttaatggtagggctggccctgaacaCCAGTGGTATGTGGTCATACTCCTATGCTCTCTCGGCAACCAAGTCCCCCCCAAAATGTGGATGCCCTTAGAAAAATAGGGTTTAATGTAGCAATAACAGCTGCTCCCACGGCATCCCTGGAAACTCCACTATCCATCCATCCTGACATTGCATATCTGAGGGTATGCAACCATCCATGGAAAGTGGTGATTGCCAGAATGCCATGAGATCATTGTGCAATCAAGTCCATACCTCCTCCCACGCATAATGCACAATGGTTCTGCCATGAATGGAAGACAGCATCTGCTCCATCAAAGCCTGCCATGACCCAGTAAACTTGCAAGCAGAACCCACAGGATGTCCAGGAGAATGCTTTGCATCCTGATAAGGTGGCAATGCTTTGTCAAAGGTAATATTCATAAAATAAAACCTAACATCTctttatggggtgtgtgtgtctgtgtaaggAGAACGAGCATTTTgtaaggaagggaggagggaaccaTGAGGGTGGAGGCAGAACGGAAGCCGCAGCAGCGCCTTCACAGGAGGCAACAGTGTGACTTGGTGTCAGGGTCCTGTCTGACCCTAACAGTGGAAAACCTTCTTCAGAGGAAGATGTTTGGAACTCCATGGAGAACCTCTCTTGGACTGAAGACCAGAAGGAAACAAAGGcaagctgggccagatctacaccttgggtcaaatcattatggatgtggaataaaaagcaggaaataacactatgaaagctgtatatggaatgtggattgtgcccccacagttctcagtgcacttcaataccgctgtaaaggagtagtgtagatctagccctggagaGCCCCATCTGAGGGATGCCTCCCCTAGGCCTCTCCATAATTCCTCCGGCCTCATGCCAAGCCTGGCTTTGATCTCCAGTTCTCCTCCTTTGCACCCTGGGCCACAAGAGCAAAGGCAGCAGCGGACCTGGTGGGAAGCCCAGAGTCACAGTTAGAACACCCATTTGGCTGCCAGAAGGCTCTATTGCCAGGGGGGTCTACTCAGGAGGAAGTGTCTagctgggaggagggagaggatccAGCTATAAGCAGTGACCCAGCTGAGGACCAAGAAGAAGAGGGGCTGGCAGTGAGTATATAAGGTTCTCAGCCTCCCCTGGACCTTTGGTGGGTTAACAACTCCCATTGAGCCTTTTCCTCCAGCTCCTTGTTCCTGGCCATCAATAGCTCAATGTGAAAAAGCAATGCACTGGGCAACAGGAGATGGGAATTCAAGTTCTGTCCCTAGGAAATGTACAAGTGGCCTCTATAAAACCAAAAAACCCTGCTTCTTGGGTGTTCTGCCAGCAAAAATAATTAGGGATGGAAAATGGGGGGAGAAGCAGGACTAGAACTCAGGGCTCCTGCTTCTCAGCACAGCCTCTAACTATGCAGGAACAGGAGAAGatagaaaagtagtccatgatGGGGGCTTTGCCTCCGAAGGGCATATGACATTCCCTCTCACCTCCTCCAACTCCAATGTGTGGAGCCTGGGTCCTATAGCCCATTAGTTTAAAGGGTCCCTATGTGGAGCTGTAGTTCAGTACAACAGCACAGGCACAGTTTCAATCCTTAGCTATGGACTCCAAGGAGAAAAGGCTGCAAAGaagcccctgccctgccccggTGCATCAGCTCGAGACAGTGCAACTCTCGGACCAGTGAGTGTGACCAAGGGCCTCCCTCAGATAACTGCCTGGTTAATTCATGCCTTTGGATGCCTTTGTGCCATCCAAGCACACCTCCTCCATGAAAAATGTTCTGGCTTCACAAATAATGGAGCTATTAGATGGCCACTTTATGGTGCAGATGCTACAAGGCATGCTGTGCTCGCAGCATGGCTGAGACGATTTGCC
This window of the Elgaria multicarinata webbii isolate HBS135686 ecotype San Diego chromosome 3, rElgMul1.1.pri, whole genome shotgun sequence genome carries:
- the ANKRD33 gene encoding photoreceptor ankyrin repeat protein; the protein is MTDASSEGERGTSSTLDESDPELYYEESEEDDESENESHFETSETSSILSDDSVYPVYEHAASTDNDGVELTFYQRCLKNDAKLLLEKIDRGVTQEEVMELDINGRNGLLVACFKGFVDIVIVLSKCPYIDINHQDNDGNTALMVAAQAGHITILNYLLNYYPELELEKRDLRGLTALMKAAVQGRNDCVAALLMAGADLAAVDPIKGNTAREWAALTGRFETIIRIRTLLERPCAEQFSSKYLPQWPALPQLVAQALATKSRAQRLSDKICGTFKINFPHDPEPDGVMDHMVRMTTCLASPFVGTACQTVCPDSPPEVGKQRLSVPEILQEYTPDPDAKSSAGESSCNGQLMTPTRVLVPYKQPSTIVKILSFPLRIHRNSVFPGGVPKIQLTKSPAQSVPKDNKPQHSKDKNKLELPKWRYKELKEQKKKAEEESGKPKKEKGKGRGKGKGKGKRS